The Pseudomonas sp. FP198 genomic interval ACATCGCGCAGCCTAATCCACCAACCTCAACACCCCATCGCAATACACCACCTCACGCCCCAACCAAGCCACATCCACCTGAGGCAATACCGCCGAAGGCTTGCGCAATTCACGCAGCAGCGTCGAGCCGTGGGACAAGCGGCCGCCCATGCGCGCGATCACCGCACGGGCGCTTTGATAGTGGGCGTGGCGACCAGGGTCCAGGGTGTCCTCCAACAGGATGTCCTCGCCCAAAATACCTTGAGCCTGCCCCGGGTAAATCAAGAAACCACTCGCCTGCTCGGTGCCTTCACGACCGTCCTGCCAGAAGCTGCCGTCGCGGCTGCGGATGTCCGGGTGCGGGGCGAACCAATGGGCCCGGTCCACCGCCGGCATGGCGTGATGCAAGCGAAAGAAAATCCGCATCAGGTTGTCGCGATACCATTCGCGCACTTGCAAGTAATAACCGCGCAGCCCCGGCAGGCCGGCGCCATGGGCCAGGCGAATCGCCAACGGCCATCGTGGAAATGCTTGCAATGGCAGCTCCGTCGGCACCGGACGCGCAGTGGCCGGGTCGGTCTCCCACGGCAGCCGATGAGGGCTGTGTTCAAGGTTGTCATAAGCCGTCGGTGGCCGCCCCAGCCAGTCGCCGCCACTGCTGGCCAAGGCGCTGGCGATGCACAGGTTGCCCTGCACCACGAATACGTAGAAGCGGGTAAACCAGTCGGCCAATTGCTGGCCGTCCGCGCCTTGTACGGTCAGTTCGTGCAGCTCTCGGTCGAAGCGTCGCAAACCGTTTTCCAGCGTCAACAGATGGCCACGAGCGATACGTTGCATGCGCAAAAACAACGGCAGCGACCGCAGCAGGCGCAGCGGTCGCCAAGGCAAGTGCGGCGTTGCCCCACCGACCTCGCCGGCATAGCTGCTGGCGCTGATGCCCCAGTCGGCCAGCCGGGCGAGAAAGAGGTCGTTGTTGATATACGAGGCGCCGCCAAACACCGCGGTGAAAGGCTCGTTGTCCTGCAAAATCCGTGAATCCCAACGCGCCATGATCGCCGGAATGCTTGCCGCCGCGCGACGCTGGGCGTACTCCACCAGAACGCTGGGTTGTGGCGGCAGGATCTCGGCGATGTTGGCGGCGGTCAGGTGGCGGCGCCAGCCGTAGTCGCTGATCGGCCGGTATTGCAGCAGCCAGAGTTGCTTGCCGTCCCAGGCCCATTCGACATCACCGGGCACGTAGTGGAAGACCCGCAGCACGCCTTGGAGAAACTGCCACAGCGCTTCGGCGGTCAGGCCATGGGCCGGCGTGAATGCGCCGCTGTTCCAAGATTCGCCGAGACGGGAAATGATCGCTCGCTCAGGGCTCACCTTGCCATCGGCCAACGACTCCAGATGGCCTTCGACCCATTCCAGCTCAACCGAAAGGTGACGCACAAAGGCGATCCCGGACAGCCGTGGGGTGATGAAACGCTGCACCACCACTTCCTCGACACCCGCCGCGCTCAGCTCGGCAATGCGTGTCGGCACATTGTGTGTCGGCTCGCGCAAGTAGGTGGTACTCAAGCCCGCATTGGCCGCATCGGCCTGATCCTCCCCATAACTGGAGGAACGCACGGCCCAGACAGCATCCGGCTGGCTGCGCAGAAAGTCTGGCAAGCGTGGATCACCACAGTCATTGATTGACAGCGCCGCTGGCACTGGCTGCCCGGCCAGCTCCGCCAGGCGCAAGCGGCCACCCTTGGTGTGCGCGACGAACCCGCGCTCGCCGGACTCCAGCCAGGCGGCGAATTGCGCGGGTGAATCGATCCATGGATAGTGGCCCCAGCCGGGTTTGAGGCTGATGGTCAAGTCGGCACGGGCAAGAATGGCCGACCATGCCGCCGCTTGCGCGACGCCGAGTATCTTGTCTTGATCGCCCCAGACCAGCTCGACCGGGTCGCTGATCCACTCCAGCAACGGCAGCGCGGTATCGGCGCGGACCAGATCCCAATGCGGGACAAAGGCCCGGCAGCGGGCATAGCCGGCGCCCATGCGCTGGTACTGCGCGGGCGTCCATTGCTGGCGGGAGAACTTGTCGGCAAACAGCCTTGGCTTGTTCGCCAGCAGCCAGTGGATGGTCTTGCGAATCGGCAGCGGCGACATCAATGCCGGCAATCGTCGCTGCCACAAGAACGCACCCACCGGCGCCAGCAATACGCTGCGGCAGAAGTGTCCGGGCTGGCGTTGCAAGGCGTGCAGCACCAGCAAGGCGTTCGCCCCGACCGCCATGATCGCGCTGCCCTTGACCGTTGCCGCGAGCAACGCCTGGGCGTAGGCCGCAAGGTCTTCGCAAGGAGCCTGGGGGTTGTTGCCGAAGCCGGGCAGCTCCAGCGGCACCACGTCGTAGCGCTTGAAGTGCGGCAACGCGTCGTCCCACCAATCGGCAGCGCTACCGTTGCCGGCCAGCAGGTACATCCTCGGCTTGCTCATGGACAGTCCTCAGGCCAGGTCGCGCAGGGCAGCGTCGAGTGTCGGGTAACGGAACGTATAACCGGCCTGAACGAGACGATCGGGTACTACGCGCTGGCCGTCGAAAAACAGCTGGGCCATCTCTCCAGCCAGGGCGCGCACCGGCGCGGCCGGGATGTGGAACCACACCGGGCGCTTGAGCGCCTGGCCGACGCGTTCGGCGAACAGCGCCTGACTGACCGTTTCCGGCGCTACCAGGTTGTAGGTGCCGCTCAGGCTTTCGTCCTCGAAGGCACGGGCGATCACCTGGATCACATCGTCGCGGTGCACCCAACTCATGATTTGCCGACCATCGCCCATCCGGCCGCCGAACCCCAGGCGAAACGGAATCAGCAATGGCAGCAACGCACCGCCCGGACCGAACACCACCCCCAGGCGCATCACCACCTGTCGCACACCCAACTCGGTTGCGGGCCGCGCTGAGGCTTCCCAGCGCGAACAAAGTTCGGCCATGAAACCATCGCCCTGGCTGGCGCTTTCATCGAGGCTTTCGCTGGCGTCGCGCACGCCATAAAAACCGATGGCCGACGCTTGAACCCACAACGCCGGTTTGTGCCGGGCGTTCTTCAACCATGTCATCAAGGCTTCGGTGGTATCGACCCGGCTGGCGATGAGTTGCGCCTGGCGCCTGGAACTCCAGCGGGGCCCGGCTACCGGCGCGCCCGCCAGGTTGATCAGTACATCGAAGGTTTCGTCATGGCCCAGCTTGCCCAGCGAACGCAGGCAGCGGGCGCGGCCGTCAAACAGATAGGCCGCCCTCAATGGATCGCGGGCCAACACGCTGACCGTATGCCCGGCGTCGAGCAACTGGTTGACCAGGGCCTCGCCGATAAACCCGGTGCCACCCGTGACCAGCACGCGCTTGTAGGCACCACCGGCAAACGGGTTGCCCGGCTTGCCCTGGCGCTGCATGCGCAAGGCGGCCAAGCCGTCGCGAATGCCCGAGGCCGTGACGCCGATGGCGAACAGGGTCAGCAGCCAGCCGCGCCAGCCCAGGTCGATGGCGCTCAGGCCGCTCGGCAGACTCGCCCACTGCGCCAGTTGCACGCCGTACAGCGCGAAGAAAGCCCCCCCGTTGACCGCCAGCACCGTGTGCATGATGCGCTCGATGGGCGGCAGTTTGCGGCTACGGTCCTCGACCACGAAATCCCACAGCGTCAGGCCGATCTCCAGGACGAACAGCAGCGCGATGACGATCGCCCATGTCCCTTCGAAGGCCAGATGCGCGATACCCAGGAAGAGGATCCCGTAGAAACACGAGCGCAAGGAGTGGATGGAGAGTTCCAGCCGCGCACTGTGGCGATAGGGCAAGGCGACGGTGAGTTCGTGGTGATACAAGGTATCCAGCGCACCGAGGATGGCCTGGGCGATCAGCAGGGCAACGGCCCAGT includes:
- a CDS encoding alpha/beta fold hydrolase; the encoded protein is MSKPRMYLLAGNGSAADWWDDALPHFKRYDVVPLELPGFGNNPQAPCEDLAAYAQALLAATVKGSAIMAVGANALLVLHALQRQPGHFCRSVLLAPVGAFLWQRRLPALMSPLPIRKTIHWLLANKPRLFADKFSRQQWTPAQYQRMGAGYARCRAFVPHWDLVRADTALPLLEWISDPVELVWGDQDKILGVAQAAAWSAILARADLTISLKPGWGHYPWIDSPAQFAAWLESGERGFVAHTKGGRLRLAELAGQPVPAALSINDCGDPRLPDFLRSQPDAVWAVRSSSYGEDQADAANAGLSTTYLREPTHNVPTRIAELSAAGVEEVVVQRFITPRLSGIAFVRHLSVELEWVEGHLESLADGKVSPERAIISRLGESWNSGAFTPAHGLTAEALWQFLQGVLRVFHYVPGDVEWAWDGKQLWLLQYRPISDYGWRRHLTAANIAEILPPQPSVLVEYAQRRAAASIPAIMARWDSRILQDNEPFTAVFGGASYINNDLFLARLADWGISASSYAGEVGGATPHLPWRPLRLLRSLPLFLRMQRIARGHLLTLENGLRRFDRELHELTVQGADGQQLADWFTRFYVFVVQGNLCIASALASSGGDWLGRPPTAYDNLEHSPHRLPWETDPATARPVPTELPLQAFPRWPLAIRLAHGAGLPGLRGYYLQVREWYRDNLMRIFFRLHHAMPAVDRAHWFAPHPDIRSRDGSFWQDGREGTEQASGFLIYPGQAQGILGEDILLEDTLDPGRHAHYQSARAVIARMGGRLSHGSTLLRELRKPSAVLPQVDVAWLGREVVYCDGVLRLVD
- a CDS encoding TIGR01777 family oxidoreductase, which gives rise to MPDFSPLDWAVALLIAQAILGALDTLYHHELTVALPYRHSARLELSIHSLRSCFYGILFLGIAHLAFEGTWAIVIALLFVLEIGLTLWDFVVEDRSRKLPPIERIMHTVLAVNGGAFFALYGVQLAQWASLPSGLSAIDLGWRGWLLTLFAIGVTASGIRDGLAALRMQRQGKPGNPFAGGAYKRVLVTGGTGFIGEALVNQLLDAGHTVSVLARDPLRAAYLFDGRARCLRSLGKLGHDETFDVLINLAGAPVAGPRWSSRRQAQLIASRVDTTEALMTWLKNARHKPALWVQASAIGFYGVRDASESLDESASQGDGFMAELCSRWEASARPATELGVRQVVMRLGVVFGPGGALLPLLIPFRLGFGGRMGDGRQIMSWVHRDDVIQVIARAFEDESLSGTYNLVAPETVSQALFAERVGQALKRPVWFHIPAAPVRALAGEMAQLFFDGQRVVPDRLVQAGYTFRYPTLDAALRDLA